Part of the Anopheles coluzzii chromosome 3, AcolN3, whole genome shotgun sequence genome is shown below.
AGGAGAAGTGCATCGTGGAATTTGTAAAAAGGAATGAGCATGTTTTATGTCTTTCTACAAAAATTAGATACAGAAGCTGAGCTTGAGAATACCTCAGAGCAAAAGTCCTTGTATAAAATTATTGGAAACACATTTTGAGGACATACCATTAACAAACGCATGAGCAAAAGCAATAtcttgtaaatattttgtacAAAACTTCCCTGTAGTATTGAACTGTAATTAGACATCCATCTTCTTAAAGATGCATAATTTGTAATTTGTAGTTATTAACACGATCGGTGATATCACGCCCTCAAGTATGGGTGTTGGCTATGATAGCAAGAAATTGGTGTTTCTCAGACTATTGTGGAGCTCTCCTCTGATTTCTTGGTAACACAGAAGTAGGATGCGCCTCATTCTTCTTGCAGACTTGTCCTAGTGGCACAGCGAATCTCCAACTGGTCAGGTGGTTCTCTGCTTTTGTGTCTGTATTTGTCGAGCACAGTGTTTTTCGAGGACGACGGTTGGTCGTTCCATCAGTGTTTGGAGAGgtacgttcgttcgttcaagTGTGTGCGAGCTACAAACACAGCAATTAGGGATGAGATTTTTTAGTTCCCATTAcagtttaaattaatttcagaATGTTCCTGAGAGGTATTAGGCACAATGCTGTTAGGTTATTCGGGGAACATAAAGCCATTTCTTCAATTCGAGACCATGTATTTGAGTAactttcaattcaaaatattcCTGTAGAGTGATAGGCCAATGCTGTTATGCTATTCCTGGAAAATAAAGTCATTCCTTGAGTTCGGGATGATGAGCAGCTTTCAATTCAAAGTGTTTCTGAGGGATGTTAGCATAATGTTGTTAGGCTGTTCCTAGATAATAAAGCAACTCCTTCAGTTTGCAGTGATGTGCAATGTtgtatatttttcaattaaaattcctTTCCCTTTAAGAAATGGATGCAATCAGCTTAAGTTAAATCGGGTTTGAGCCGTTCAAAGACATTTTCCCACACAGAAACTGCAATATCCCCAAATTCAATCAAGACTTTAAAGGCGCACTAGAGGCAAAGCTTCGATGCATTCATCACTCGTCTCTTTCGTTTAAATCGTCAGGGCCAACATTTACGATGCTGTCGGAGAAACGTACGACTGGGAAAAGCTCTACTTCCCCGACGTCTGTCGGGTGCTGCAGAAGAGCAAGGAAGAGCGCAACGAGCTGTCCATTCCGAGAGGCTTCCAGGTGAACGATGACGGCAGCGTCACTCAAACGACCCAGAAACCAAAGGCTTCGGCACCGACCTCCAAGCGACCGGCACCCTCACCGTCACCCGCTGCCACCCGTGCACCACCGCCACCTTCCCGCACCACTCGACCGACTCCGCCCCGTACCACGCCACGCACGACTTCGGGCGCAACCCGGCGTGCCCAATCACCATCGACCACTGCCAAAGCGACCACACCGCGTGCAGCGGCCCCTGCCCCAACGACTCGCAAACCAACGCCGAAATCGTCGCCAAAAGTAACCACTACCCGCCCATCTCCCCGACCAACGACGGCCGCACCACGCCAGCAGCCACAGGCGCCCGTGACAACGCGTGTCCCAGCGCCGGTACAAACGACCCAGGCTCGTACGGCACCGAAGAACACGCTCAAGCCAAACAGCTTCCCGGCTCAGCCCTCGTCCAAGCCCAGCGGCAACAAGTTCGGCAACAACCGGGATAACTTCATTGGAGCTCCGGCCACCAACCAGGCGGAAACGCTCAAACCACCACGTAAGTACCGGTGCGGATTTGCTCCACGGAAAACGGATTACTTTATCCTCTTGTTTGCCTTCATGTTTGACTTGCAGAGGATCTCCAAGCGGTCGGGCAGGATATTTCcgagctgaagctgctgctccagATGCTGCTCTCGTCGCTCAACACCGCTCCAAAGTCGAAGGCCCCCGCGGACTGTGACGATAACGGTTCGCTCGGCGCAGTCAATCCCAACGCGAAGCAGGTGTTCCTGCCACTCGTCATCGTCGACTCGCTGCCCGGTGGTCGGGGAGCGGTGTCGCAGGGAGCCGGTGGACTGCCCGCCGGTAGCCAGTTTGCCATACCGTCGCTTGGTTACGGTCCGTCGCGGTGTAATACCTGTGGTTAGCGATGTGGGGAGGCGATGAAagagcagcaaagcaaaccTATATTGTCGATCCTATTTttaagttttaaaataaaaaaaataaataaaaaaaaacggtctaTTGCAAACGGTGGAGCAGGTTTATCTCATTCCATTTTAAAGTTCTGTTTCGGAATTTGAGGGACATTCGGTGGTGAAGCACAGTGCATTCATAGGAttggttttcattttcagATTGGATTTTCGTTTGTGGAATGCGATTATACGTAGTTGGGTAACAGCATGGGTCAAAATGGGTATGTCAAGGCATGTTTGTTCATTTGTGTTTTAAATGCTTTCATATTTTAGTTTAAAGGTGGATCATTTCACAACTTGACCCAGCATTGGATGCGAGCAGTAGGTTCTTTGCGACCATGTTGCCCTGAAAATTTCTTCAAGGCGCTTACTCAATATTCTTTGCACGAGCTTCCGATTAGAGCAGGTGCTATGGTAAGTCATTGAATGTAAGATCTAGTCTACAGTACTTTGTATCGCATCTGTTTTGATAGATAATTTACAGAGCTGTGCAAGTGTTTGCAATCATGTCCATGAAATCAATAAGAGatccaggggtcggcaaacTATCGGAATTTGTATGGATCGGAAAAGCATCAACGTGAATGCACACATTTTCATTGCTTGTAATACTGTTTTAGACCACAAAAgagtttgaacaaaaaatagcATGAATTATggtcagaaaaaaaaagttgattcTAATTCTTTGGCAGTCTGATTTGGGCTTTCAAAATCTCGAAACATTTCAACCAACTGCATCCATTGCCCTTACTGAGAGGCAGTTCACCAATTAAATGAGATTGTTATATACCTTTTAAAACACATACTGTCATTTGAACGCCCCGTTAGACATGCAATTCAATTATAACTGCATCATTTAAGgttaaaatagaagaaaatagaTCCTTCGTTCAGAATATTGATTCAAAGATTCTTCGATATCTTTTaaacaattcattttttttcaaaaagtttgccgaccccAGCATTAAAAGGCTTAGATTCTTTTACCGACGCACTAAAGGTGCAGAAAGGAATTATAGATTCTCGTCAATTTGTAAAGGGGAAAAGGTGAAGTTTGCATCGATCTTGGTATAGAATTGATATAGAATTCCGCAGAAAGCTACTTTTCCAATCATAGAGAGACCGTACAGACACTCATTAACAATTCAATGCAACTCACGTAAACATAGCATTTTAACAAGCCTTATCGGTAAGTCGACAAGATTACCAGGTTCTGTGAATTTATTAAGGTTTCAGGAGAATGGTTAGCACAACCTGTGGTTAAAATTTCTGCTGATGAGAATATCTTCCTATACGAAGACAGATAAATAATGGTACGATGCCAAAACCACCCATTGCTTTTACAGCATTGTGCTCGAAGTTGGAACAACTCACTCAACACACATTGGATCAACTTTCTACCCAACTACCCGGCTGCCGATTGAAACGATTAGCACTTATCGCATTGTGTTCGATGATGCGCTCGTCCAAGTTTGCAACCTCCTCTGCTACTTAGAACTCCCACAATGTGCACGTTTGAGGTTGATCTCTTTTCCCCGCTGGGCCTCCCAGTTAGTTACACGAAACTGTGTCATTGTTGTTTAGCTCTAGTTTTCGGTGTCCGAACTGCAAAAAGGGACCGGTCATATATTTCTCCCTTGCCAAAGTGACCTCTGCCCAGATGTAATACAATGGTAACAATTGAGCAAAACCCTGACATTGGGCCGTTTCACACCAAGTGGCCGATTGGGTGGGGGTTGTAACTCGCATCGGCTCGTTCGGCTGCACTCATGCGGTCTTGCGGTTTTGACAGAGCATTAGTGCAGCCGCTTTTCCGCCAGCATCTGGGGTCCCATTAGTGTCTATCAGGTGTCTCCGCAGTCGTCAACGTCGCATGGCCGTTATCGGAGGAGGGACAGGTGTGCGTGATTGTGCCAGTATGTACCATAGGGTGGCGTTGCATAACGCACGATCGCTTTGTAGCTCATGGTAACGCCGGGCTCGAAGAGCCGACAGGTGTCATAAGCTTTGGTTGATCGCTTTAAGGGCGTTGTGGTTGCATGTGGTGTTTGCTCTAACAAGTTTGCTCAGTGATAAGAATAGCTGTAAGAAAATTCATTACAATCTAGAAAACTTAATAATCAAGAATATAAGATTTCATGAATCAGGgtgaataaaacaacacactccTAGATTGTtacaaacgaacgaaccaaaacAACTGGCGAATAAACCTAACTCAATGTGTTAAAGTACACAGCAAGCTTCTACGACACATCGAGCGGCTAATGAAAACCGGCAATTTGCTCACGCAATTTCCCACCCTATTCACCCTATTTGCACGACATAAAGACGGCCCTTTACGTCCGTTTGAATGTCGTATGCATGGGCTTTTGGTCGGTAAACTTTAGCAAACTTCCCAAATGCAGCTCGCAGAGAGAAGCACTTATCGTGCCGAAGCTATCTGTACAACATGGTGGCACGTTTGCACACAAAGCCCCGTGCTCGTTTGCTTTCCCACCCACGTTGTTACTTGGGCTGGATGTACTGGGCGTAGCGGTATTGGATTCTTTATGTTAAAAACAACCATGGGGTGTGAACTCCAGCTGTGCAGTATTGCTAGATGTGctagcagaaaacaaaaaaaagcttaccCAATAAACATCGACATCGAAAATGATGAGCGATTTATAAATGCATCATAGACCACGGTGGttggattgttgttgtgggaTAGCTGACAGCTGTATT
Proteins encoded:
- the LOC120958902 gene encoding nascent polypeptide-associated complex subunit alpha, muscle-specific form-like, which gives rise to MWSFRVVIALCGVCSVFGAALNDNIDIDIKVDSDSKLYHQGRTVEGSFNYGYNVPRRNYNQYQHKVKGPDGVTYGCYGFVDPTNGTHLYHYVSDLKGYRVVPPNQPTKVYSDRVANSVANIYDAVGETYDWEKLYFPDVCRVLQKSKEERNELSIPRGFQVNDDGSVTQTTQKPKASAPTSKRPAPSPSPAATRAPPPPSRTTRPTPPRTTPRTTSGATRRAQSPSTTAKATTPRAAAPAPTTRKPTPKSSPKVTTTRPSPRPTTAAPRQQPQAPVTTRVPAPVQTTQARTAPKNTLKPNSFPAQPSSKPSGNKFGNNRDNFIGAPATNQAETLKPPQDLQAVGQDISELKLLLQMLLSSLNTAPKSKAPADCDDNGSLGAVNPNAKQVFLPLVIVDSLPGGRGAVSQGAGGLPAGSQFAIPSLGYGPSRCNTCG